A window from Streptomyces sp. NBC_00271 encodes these proteins:
- a CDS encoding DUF6421 family protein: MTEILVSVGLEERVPPVGRVVEHPAWPVLKDAVEEIRPWQSKDGSIDFEAEGAPDAADVDRAVGRAIDAIERLAPLLPHDAEYHEALVKDLRRWVDGGFQVPDFLDSLLAFQPAAHREDGLQHLVVFPMYTQNGNLDRNFEAVVLRMVWPDWLAELERTRYDNPLFCGITFEDFTAGYDTNSAVLFPETIAVREAPERFSWGGIFCDREAARFRAVTDAAVDVLGLQLPEDIAAMVHDQDRCEQAFVLWDMVHDRTHSHGDLPFDPFMIKQRQPFWMYGLEELRCDLTAFKEAVKLEAEGHQHGRDVQYAVLFDRMFRFPVTGDRVRNYDGLGGQLLFAYLHQHDVVRWTDNKLHIDWQRAPRITNQLCAEIEDLYRAGIDRPKLVHWFKAYELVSTYLAPHPGSRWAKGPDALDLTQPPRKLVDDVLPDEFPLSMFYEALSKKLKNVIASTKGITATSAERAAA, encoded by the coding sequence ATGACGGAAATTCTTGTGTCAGTGGGTCTGGAGGAGCGGGTTCCTCCCGTGGGCAGGGTGGTGGAGCACCCGGCTTGGCCTGTGCTCAAGGATGCCGTGGAGGAGATCCGGCCCTGGCAGTCCAAGGACGGGTCGATCGACTTCGAGGCCGAGGGTGCCCCGGACGCGGCCGATGTCGATCGGGCCGTAGGCCGTGCCATAGACGCCATCGAGCGGCTCGCCCCGCTGCTGCCGCACGACGCCGAGTACCACGAGGCGCTCGTGAAGGACCTGCGCCGCTGGGTCGACGGTGGCTTCCAGGTGCCCGACTTCCTGGACTCCCTGCTGGCCTTCCAGCCCGCCGCGCACCGCGAGGACGGTCTCCAGCATCTGGTCGTCTTCCCGATGTACACGCAGAACGGCAACCTGGACCGCAACTTCGAGGCGGTCGTGCTGCGCATGGTCTGGCCGGACTGGCTGGCGGAGCTGGAGCGCACCCGCTACGACAACCCGCTGTTCTGCGGCATCACCTTCGAGGATTTCACGGCGGGCTACGACACCAACTCGGCCGTCCTCTTCCCGGAGACGATCGCCGTGCGCGAGGCGCCGGAACGATTCTCCTGGGGCGGCATCTTCTGCGACCGCGAGGCCGCCCGCTTCCGCGCCGTCACCGACGCCGCCGTGGACGTCCTGGGCCTTCAGCTGCCCGAGGACATCGCCGCGATGGTCCACGACCAGGACCGCTGCGAGCAGGCCTTCGTGCTGTGGGACATGGTCCACGACCGCACCCACAGCCACGGCGACCTGCCGTTCGACCCGTTCATGATCAAGCAGCGCCAGCCGTTCTGGATGTACGGCCTCGAGGAGCTGCGCTGCGACCTCACCGCCTTCAAGGAGGCCGTGAAGCTGGAGGCCGAGGGCCACCAGCACGGCCGTGACGTGCAGTACGCGGTGCTCTTCGACCGGATGTTCCGTTTCCCCGTCACCGGCGACCGCGTCCGCAACTACGACGGTCTCGGCGGCCAGCTCCTCTTCGCCTACCTGCACCAGCACGACGTCGTCCGCTGGACCGACAACAAGCTGCACATCGACTGGCAGCGTGCCCCGCGGATCACCAACCAGCTGTGCGCCGAGATCGAGGACCTCTACCGGGCCGGCATCGACCGTCCCAAGCTCGTCCACTGGTTCAAGGCGTACGAGCTCGTCTCCACCTACCTCGCCCCGCACCCCGGCTCCCGCTGGGCCAAGGGCCCGGACGCCCTCGATCTGACCCAGCCGCCCCGTAAGCTCGTCGACGACGTGCTTCCGGACGAGTTTCCGCTGAGCATGTTCTATGAGGCGCTCTCCAAGAAACTGAAGAACGTGATCGCCTCCACCAAGGGCATCACCGCGACGAGCGCCGAGCGGGCCGCCGCGTGA
- a CDS encoding glycerophosphodiester phosphodiesterase — protein MNFLTIGHRGVMGVEPENTLRSFIAAQHAGLDLIELDLHLSKDGALVVMHDADVDRTTDGSGPIAEMTLAELRALDAGHGERVPVFEEVLDTIRAPLQAEIKDTAAARALAEVMHRRDLVGRVEVSSFHDEAIAEITRLVPGVRTALIASRYGIDVVDRAVEVGAATVCLNIRRLTLEVVEHARKADLRIIGWVVNTQDHLRLVRALELDGATTDYPQIKRTGRFTA, from the coding sequence TTGAACTTCCTCACCATCGGTCATCGCGGAGTGATGGGTGTAGAACCCGAGAACACCCTCCGTTCCTTCATCGCCGCCCAGCACGCGGGCCTCGACCTGATCGAACTCGATCTGCATCTGAGCAAGGACGGCGCGCTGGTCGTCATGCACGACGCGGACGTGGACCGTACGACCGACGGCTCGGGGCCGATCGCCGAGATGACCCTCGCCGAGCTGCGCGCCCTGGACGCCGGGCACGGTGAGCGCGTGCCCGTCTTCGAAGAGGTCCTGGACACCATCAGGGCGCCGCTGCAGGCCGAGATCAAGGACACGGCGGCGGCGCGGGCGCTCGCCGAGGTGATGCACCGGCGCGATCTGGTGGGGCGGGTGGAGGTGTCGTCGTTCCACGACGAGGCGATCGCCGAGATCACTCGGCTCGTGCCGGGCGTCCGCACGGCGCTCATCGCGAGCCGCTACGGCATCGATGTCGTGGACCGCGCCGTGGAGGTCGGCGCCGCCACCGTCTGCCTCAACATCCGCCGGCTGACCCTGGAGGTCGTCGAGCACGCCCGCAAGGCGGATCTGCGGATCATCGGCTGGGTGGTGAACACCCAGGACCACCTGCGGCTGGTGCGGGCCCTGGAGCTGGACGGCGCGACCACCGACTATCCCCAGATCAAACGCACCGGCCGCTTCACGGCCTGA
- a CDS encoding GNAT family N-acetyltransferase encodes MDTAAATGLTFRDATDADVDALVALIESAYRGDSSRTGWTTEADILEGQRTDPEGVLAVIKSPGSRLLTVERDGAVVACCQLEHRGDHAYFGMFAVSPALQGGGLGKVIIAEAERHAHETWGVAEMHMTVISAREDLIAWYERRGYRRTGKMTPFPYGDERFGIPQRDDLQFELLVKPLAQPAQ; translated from the coding sequence ATGGACACCGCCGCCGCCACCGGACTGACCTTCCGCGATGCCACCGACGCCGATGTGGACGCCCTCGTCGCGCTGATCGAGTCGGCCTACCGCGGGGACTCCAGCCGGACCGGTTGGACCACGGAGGCGGACATCCTCGAAGGTCAGCGGACCGACCCGGAGGGCGTGCTCGCCGTCATCAAGTCGCCGGGCAGCCGCCTCCTGACCGTGGAGCGGGACGGCGCCGTCGTCGCCTGCTGCCAGCTCGAACACCGCGGCGACCACGCCTACTTCGGCATGTTCGCGGTCAGCCCGGCACTCCAGGGCGGCGGACTCGGCAAGGTGATCATCGCCGAGGCGGAGCGGCACGCCCACGAGACCTGGGGTGTCGCGGAGATGCACATGACCGTGATCTCCGCACGCGAGGACCTCATCGCCTGGTACGAGCGGCGCGGCTACCGCCGTACGGGAAAGATGACTCCCTTCCCGTACGGCGACGAGCGCTTCGGCATTCCGCAGCGCGACGACCTGCAGTTCGAGCTGCTGGTCAAGCCCCTGGCGCAGCCCGCTCAGTAA
- a CDS encoding VOC family protein, giving the protein MVHVLSSRILLRPTDPERSRFFYGERLGLAVHREFGTGPERGTVYFLGGGFLEVSGRSATPPSPALRLWLQVADADAAYEELSAAGVDIVRPPVKEPWGLIEMWIADPDGVEIVLVEIPADHPLRYRPGI; this is encoded by the coding sequence ATGGTGCATGTACTGAGCAGTCGGATCCTTCTGCGGCCCACCGACCCGGAGCGCTCCCGCTTCTTCTACGGCGAGCGGCTGGGGCTCGCCGTCCACCGGGAGTTCGGGACAGGGCCCGAGCGCGGCACGGTCTACTTCCTCGGCGGCGGCTTCCTGGAGGTCTCGGGCCGCTCCGCGACCCCGCCCTCGCCCGCGCTCAGGCTGTGGCTCCAGGTGGCCGACGCCGACGCGGCGTACGAGGAACTGTCGGCGGCCGGGGTCGACATCGTGCGCCCGCCGGTGAAGGAGCCGTGGGGGCTGATCGAGATGTGGATCGCGGATCCGGACGGTGTCGAGATCGTGCTCGTGGAGATCCCGGCGGATCATCCGCTGCGCTACCGCCCCGGAATCTGA
- a CDS encoding VOC family protein produces the protein MKLDKPVTGGPCWTELGTSDLEAAKRFYADLFGWRPETDPRQEAGGYTVAHLGDAPVAAISPLYQESQPVAWNVSFAVADADTAVDAVQAAGGTVVLGPMDVFDVGRFAVVFDPTGAAFQLWQARAFPGAGLFNAPGALGWVELLTRAPDRAVEFYTTVFGWTVNASEHYTQWGIEGADFGGMVAMDDNFPHAVPPHWLPYFAVEDVDATANATVGAGGSILMEPTSVPDGPRIAVLRDPQGAFFGVHVAGEEG, from the coding sequence ATGAAGCTCGACAAGCCGGTGACCGGCGGTCCGTGCTGGACCGAACTCGGGACCAGTGATCTGGAGGCGGCCAAGCGCTTCTACGCCGATCTGTTCGGCTGGCGCCCGGAGACCGACCCGCGCCAGGAGGCGGGGGGCTACACGGTCGCGCACCTCGGCGACGCACCGGTCGCGGCGATCTCCCCGCTGTACCAGGAGTCGCAGCCCGTCGCCTGGAACGTGTCCTTCGCGGTGGCCGACGCCGACACCGCCGTGGACGCGGTGCAGGCCGCGGGCGGCACGGTCGTCCTCGGCCCGATGGACGTGTTCGACGTCGGGCGTTTCGCAGTGGTGTTCGACCCGACCGGCGCGGCCTTCCAGCTGTGGCAGGCGCGGGCCTTCCCGGGCGCGGGGCTGTTCAACGCGCCGGGCGCGCTCGGCTGGGTGGAACTGCTGACGCGCGCCCCGGACCGGGCCGTCGAGTTCTACACCACGGTCTTCGGCTGGACCGTGAACGCCTCCGAGCACTACACGCAGTGGGGCATCGAGGGAGCCGACTTCGGCGGCATGGTGGCGATGGACGACAACTTCCCGCACGCGGTGCCGCCGCACTGGCTGCCGTACTTCGCCGTCGAGGACGTGGACGCCACCGCGAACGCCACCGTCGGGGCGGGCGGCAGCATTCTCATGGAGCCCACGTCCGTGCCGGACGGCCCCCGGATCGCCGTCCTGCGGGACCCGCAGGGGGCGTTCTTCGGGGTTCATGTGGCGGGCGAGGAGGGCTAG
- a CDS encoding cellulosome protein, protein MSNKQSDRGGAVAADTETLTIDLGTDTGAFHGGASGTLYGLYGDGVPSRNVVEGMYVRTVSTKAQDGTQHPGADALDILPSFVDCGGRDVYLYMTDIYRGFPYQWPGATGEERLADYRARVEKQVRQVLTTGALKSHIVYVPFNEPEGNMFGTGEWSYDKTSWHTDPRHYFAAWKDLHHLIKDLDPHARIAGPNTCVLYEEVRGFLEFAKAHDVLPDVVTWHELSTPAAIRTNVAKYRDMERELGIGPLPVNINEYAHNYHLSVPGQMIQWISAIEESKIDADMAYWNIDGNLNDSAVEANKGNGQWWLFHTYGRMTGRTVHVRAPHPNAQYTLQGVATLDRDKRQARALFGGSGGAADLVFENVPAEIFGGTVHARLHEIPWTGQVGASAQPLRIKDLELPVGEGRVLLPLADLDAMSAYEVILSPGGDGVLAPPSIGWRRSYHAENATCTGEGHSRNGPEGSPSDVDRFATSGTYHVGGLRTGSDLAVAFCVEVPQDGTYDLSVLANSHNLHELVREQGPTNVFLRVDGADPQELRLPLGYKPVVWGHTDTRVELTAGAHTLTLSARDPDLGATKGDAIIDRIDLVLRDAHVTAPALYEAVYADLGAGARVTYEHRGARGPGAVLLPPGGTATFWVHAAADGEAFVTVDQIGLGEGLLTVNGVEVGGLDRDGIPLFLAGGINKVTVTGTSERVVLDRLCVGPGTGRLETTVYPAEEGTVTGEAKVTGAHTFATGGKAVEGIGRGPDNALTLIVTATRTGRHALTVRYSNGEQPPATHYNPDPVCRHADLSVNGAPAHRILFPTTFHFNNFWDLAVPVTLNEGTNTLTFTADERPDFDGDTTNAHHQRSAYAPVIDQVAVTPLA, encoded by the coding sequence ATGTCGAACAAGCAGAGTGACCGCGGAGGCGCAGTGGCAGCAGACACCGAGACGCTCACCATCGACCTCGGCACCGACACCGGCGCCTTCCACGGCGGGGCGAGCGGCACGCTCTACGGCCTGTACGGCGACGGAGTGCCCAGTCGCAACGTGGTCGAGGGCATGTACGTGCGCACGGTGTCGACCAAGGCCCAGGACGGCACCCAGCACCCCGGCGCCGACGCCCTCGACATCCTGCCCTCCTTCGTGGACTGCGGAGGCAGGGACGTCTACCTCTACATGACCGACATCTACCGCGGCTTCCCCTACCAGTGGCCGGGCGCCACCGGCGAGGAACGCCTCGCCGACTACCGGGCCAGGGTGGAGAAGCAGGTCAGGCAGGTCCTGACGACGGGTGCCCTCAAGTCCCACATCGTCTACGTACCGTTCAACGAACCCGAAGGCAACATGTTCGGCACGGGGGAGTGGAGCTACGACAAGACCTCCTGGCACACCGACCCGCGGCACTACTTCGCCGCCTGGAAGGACCTCCACCACCTCATCAAGGACCTCGACCCGCACGCGCGCATCGCGGGCCCCAACACCTGCGTCCTGTACGAGGAGGTGCGGGGCTTCCTGGAGTTCGCCAAGGCCCACGACGTCCTCCCGGACGTGGTGACCTGGCACGAGCTGTCGACGCCCGCCGCGATCCGTACGAACGTCGCCAAGTACCGCGACATGGAGCGGGAGTTGGGTATCGGCCCCCTCCCCGTCAACATCAACGAGTACGCGCACAACTACCACCTGTCCGTGCCCGGGCAGATGATCCAGTGGATCTCCGCCATCGAGGAGTCGAAGATCGACGCCGACATGGCGTACTGGAACATCGACGGCAACCTCAACGACTCGGCGGTCGAGGCGAACAAGGGCAACGGCCAGTGGTGGCTGTTCCACACCTACGGCCGGATGACCGGCCGCACGGTCCACGTACGGGCGCCGCACCCCAATGCCCAGTACACCCTCCAGGGCGTCGCCACGCTCGACCGGGACAAGCGCCAGGCCCGCGCCCTGTTCGGCGGCAGCGGCGGCGCCGCGGATCTCGTCTTCGAGAACGTCCCCGCCGAGATCTTCGGCGGCACGGTCCACGCGAGGCTCCACGAGATCCCGTGGACCGGCCAAGTCGGCGCCTCGGCACAGCCGTTGCGCATCAAGGACCTCGAACTGCCCGTCGGCGAAGGCAGGGTGCTCCTTCCCCTCGCCGACCTCGACGCGATGTCCGCCTACGAGGTGATCCTCTCGCCCGGCGGCGACGGGGTCCTCGCGCCGCCCTCGATCGGCTGGCGCCGGTCGTACCACGCGGAGAACGCGACCTGCACGGGCGAGGGTCACTCGAGGAACGGGCCCGAGGGATCCCCCTCCGACGTCGACAGGTTCGCCACCTCGGGCACCTACCACGTCGGCGGACTGCGCACCGGCTCCGACCTCGCCGTCGCCTTCTGTGTCGAGGTCCCGCAGGACGGTACGTACGACCTGAGTGTCCTCGCCAACTCCCACAACCTCCACGAACTCGTGCGGGAGCAGGGCCCCACCAATGTCTTCCTGCGTGTCGACGGAGCGGACCCCCAGGAGCTGCGCCTCCCCCTCGGCTACAAGCCGGTCGTCTGGGGGCACACCGACACCCGGGTGGAGCTGACGGCGGGCGCGCACACGCTCACCCTGTCCGCGCGGGACCCTGACCTCGGCGCCACCAAGGGCGACGCGATCATCGACCGGATCGACCTCGTCCTGCGGGACGCGCACGTGACCGCGCCCGCGCTGTACGAGGCCGTGTACGCGGACCTCGGCGCCGGCGCCCGCGTGACGTACGAGCACCGCGGCGCCCGCGGGCCGGGTGCCGTACTGCTGCCGCCGGGAGGGACCGCCACATTCTGGGTGCACGCGGCCGCCGACGGCGAGGCGTTCGTGACGGTTGATCAAATCGGACTGGGAGAAGGGTTGTTGACGGTCAACGGGGTGGAGGTCGGAGGTCTCGACCGGGACGGGATCCCGCTGTTCCTGGCAGGCGGCATCAACAAGGTGACGGTGACCGGCACTTCGGAGCGCGTCGTCCTCGACCGGCTGTGCGTCGGACCGGGAACCGGACGCCTCGAGACCACCGTGTACCCCGCCGAGGAGGGCACGGTGACGGGCGAGGCCAAGGTGACGGGCGCCCACACCTTCGCCACCGGCGGGAAGGCGGTCGAGGGAATCGGTCGGGGGCCGGACAACGCCCTTACCCTGATCGTCACGGCGACACGCACCGGACGTCATGCCCTGACCGTCCGCTACTCCAACGGCGAGCAGCCCCCGGCCACCCACTACAACCCCGATCCGGTCTGCCGCCACGCGGACCTGTCCGTGAACGGGGCGCCGGCGCACCGGATCCTCTTCCCCACCACCTTCCACTTCAACAACTTCTGGGACCTCGCCGTCCCCGTCACCCTGAACGAGGGCACCAACACCCTCACGTTCACCGCCGACGAACGGCCCGACTTCGACGGCGACACCACCAACGCCCACCATCAGCGCTCCGCGTACGCGCCGGTCATCGACCAGGTGGCGGTGACACCCCTGGCATGA
- a CDS encoding MarR family winged helix-turn-helix transcriptional regulator, translated as MAAVVRQWQAVHPGIDTGPMEIIGRINRSAALLQQAEDAPLRRAGLTRPEFDVLGTLRRTGHELTPSEIARETFSSGAAVTKRLKQLTERGLVERRGDTRDRRVAHVRLTDAGRDLVDGILPQQLAYETTALSGIDLARQRELADLLGELLGQLEGRLGVPRV; from the coding sequence ATGGCTGCCGTGGTGCGGCAGTGGCAGGCTGTGCATCCCGGGATCGACACCGGGCCGATGGAGATCATCGGCCGGATCAACCGCTCGGCCGCGCTGCTCCAGCAGGCCGAGGACGCCCCGTTGCGTCGGGCCGGGCTCACCCGTCCGGAGTTCGACGTCCTCGGGACCCTGCGCCGCACCGGTCACGAGCTGACCCCCAGTGAGATCGCCCGCGAGACATTCTCCTCCGGTGCCGCCGTCACCAAGCGCCTGAAGCAACTGACCGAGCGCGGCCTGGTCGAGCGCCGCGGTGACACCCGTGACCGCCGGGTCGCGCACGTCCGGCTCACCGACGCGGGACGCGACCTCGTCGACGGCATCCTGCCCCAGCAGCTCGCCTACGAGACGACGGCCCTGTCCGGGATCGACCTCGCCCGCCAACGCGAACTCGCCGACCTGCTCGGTGAGTTGCTCGGTCAGCTCGAAGGCCGTCTCGGGGTGCCCCGCGTCTGA
- a CDS encoding FUSC family protein, with amino-acid sequence MSSATPQIPRVRRRPHGRHRSHGRRLPLAGVLRLGRPADIWFKPALSVVASVAPPNLTLLALGRLDLAMYTMAGSLCALYAHNRPYAARARALAWVVLGMLGGLAVALTAASLTTNAVVLVTVGALLAAVQKALCDATRIGPPGHVVLAFISSASLFVPQTLGQVPGHLALGAAAGAWAWIVGMAPGLVRPHGPERRATAHALNAAATYAETAGSGDGAARARAAAAAAVHGAWHSLLSTGARSAPRRALERLVVRAEVAITAPADTEPERLRTWAREVRGTGPVPRPDDLGEAADELLGVEVELAVPPNPLFRRLGPLAPIALRTALGCALAGYASLALGVGRPYWALVTAASLYQANVTLTWSRGVQRVVGNLIGVLFFAVLAPLAHLSQAVLVLLCLALNFGAEALIGRNYWLGSICVTPMALLITEFARVQQSGELMTDRVADTLVGALVGFGAAVAVTNRRAGARIEDALDAVERARERAVGLLDAERPEPGALESARRALSGAVVELRATADAAAGEWWQRALPEERVMRAEQSGHRTLAATVRRQGLHSLEGAQA; translated from the coding sequence ATGAGCAGTGCGACCCCCCAGATCCCCCGTGTACGCCGCCGTCCCCATGGACGTCACCGCTCTCATGGACGTCGTCTCCCGCTGGCCGGTGTGCTGCGGCTCGGCCGCCCCGCCGACATCTGGTTCAAGCCCGCACTGAGCGTGGTCGCCTCGGTCGCCCCGCCGAATCTGACGCTTCTCGCGCTCGGCCGACTGGACCTGGCGATGTACACCATGGCCGGATCGCTCTGCGCGCTCTACGCCCACAACCGTCCGTACGCCGCCCGCGCCCGCGCGCTCGCCTGGGTCGTCCTCGGCATGCTCGGCGGCCTCGCCGTCGCGCTGACCGCGGCCTCGCTCACGACGAACGCCGTCGTGCTGGTCACCGTCGGCGCGCTGCTGGCTGCTGTGCAGAAGGCGCTGTGTGACGCCACGCGCATCGGGCCGCCCGGTCACGTGGTCCTCGCCTTCATCAGCTCCGCGTCCCTGTTCGTGCCACAGACGCTCGGCCAGGTTCCCGGCCATCTCGCGCTGGGCGCCGCGGCGGGCGCCTGGGCGTGGATCGTCGGCATGGCACCCGGACTCGTCCGCCCGCACGGGCCCGAGCGCCGTGCGACGGCGCACGCGCTGAACGCCGCGGCCACCTACGCCGAGACAGCGGGCAGCGGTGACGGGGCCGCCCGGGCCCGCGCCGCCGCGGCCGCCGCCGTGCACGGGGCCTGGCACTCGCTGCTCTCCACCGGCGCCCGCAGTGCGCCCCGGCGCGCCCTGGAACGGCTCGTCGTGCGAGCCGAGGTGGCGATCACCGCGCCCGCCGACACGGAGCCCGAGCGGCTGCGGACGTGGGCGCGCGAGGTACGGGGCACCGGGCCCGTACCTCGTCCGGACGACCTCGGGGAAGCCGCCGACGAACTCCTGGGCGTGGAAGTCGAACTCGCCGTCCCCCCGAACCCCTTGTTCCGTCGTCTGGGCCCACTCGCCCCGATCGCCCTGCGCACCGCGCTCGGCTGTGCCCTCGCCGGATACGCGTCGCTCGCGCTCGGCGTCGGCCGCCCCTACTGGGCGCTGGTCACCGCCGCCTCGCTCTACCAGGCCAACGTCACCCTGACCTGGAGCCGGGGAGTGCAGCGCGTCGTCGGTAACCTGATCGGCGTCCTCTTCTTCGCCGTGCTCGCCCCGCTGGCCCATCTCAGCCAGGCGGTCCTCGTCCTGCTGTGCCTCGCCCTCAACTTCGGCGCCGAGGCCCTGATCGGCCGCAACTACTGGCTCGGCAGCATCTGCGTGACCCCCATGGCGCTGCTCATCACCGAGTTCGCCCGCGTCCAGCAGTCCGGTGAGCTGATGACCGACCGGGTCGCGGACACCCTGGTGGGTGCGCTGGTCGGCTTTGGCGCGGCGGTCGCGGTCACCAACCGGCGGGCCGGCGCCCGTATCGAGGACGCCCTCGACGCCGTCGAGCGGGCCCGTGAACGTGCCGTGGGCCTGCTCGACGCCGAGCGTCCCGAACCCGGCGCCCTGGAGTCCGCCCGCCGCGCGCTGTCCGGCGCCGTCGTCGAACTGCGCGCCACCGCCGACGCCGCCGCCGGCGAATGGTGGCAACGCGCCCTGCCGGAGGAGCGGGTGATGCGGGCCGAGCAGTCCGGACACCGTACGCTCGCGGCGACGGTACGGCGGCAGGGACTGCACTCCTTGGAGGGCGCACAGGCATGA
- a CDS encoding DUF5134 domain-containing protein, whose translation MHGPASPGWLLVALCAASGAYCLLRMRSPVEEQRRTAGAEALMGFGMAAMAVPAAAATPPRWAWFAYAAVFAAAALRTLWSVRSSPHHLHHLVGACAMVYMAAAMAASPGHHEHGGGSGIPLVTGALLVYFVGYVLRSGARLLPVSAMAGDSGTLGGTPRTLGWGDRPELSQACRLSMGIAMLAMLVTL comes from the coding sequence GTGCACGGACCGGCGTCACCCGGCTGGCTGCTCGTAGCGCTGTGCGCGGCGAGCGGGGCCTACTGCCTGTTGCGGATGCGCAGCCCCGTCGAGGAGCAGCGCCGCACCGCGGGCGCCGAGGCGCTCATGGGATTCGGCATGGCCGCGATGGCCGTGCCCGCGGCGGCGGCCACCCCGCCGCGCTGGGCCTGGTTCGCGTACGCCGCGGTGTTCGCTGCCGCCGCGCTGCGCACCCTGTGGTCGGTCCGCAGCAGCCCGCACCATCTGCACCATCTGGTCGGGGCCTGCGCCATGGTCTACATGGCCGCCGCGATGGCCGCCTCCCCCGGGCACCACGAGCACGGCGGCGGTTCCGGGATTCCGCTGGTCACGGGGGCGCTCCTGGTCTACTTCGTCGGGTACGTGCTGCGCTCCGGGGCCCGGCTGTTGCCGGTCTCGGCAATGGCCGGCGACTCGGGGACGCTCGGCGGCACCCCCCGGACCCTCGGCTGGGGCGACCGCCCCGAGCTGTCACAGGCATGCCGTCTGTCCATGGGGATCGCGATGCTGGCCATGCTGGTCACGCTCTGA
- a CDS encoding M56 family metallopeptidase: MMVPAALLLLGALAAVVAPRLLARAEWPDHEPVVALWAWQCVVAAVLLCCVLSMTLSAAAAWVAVRGHVFAPAPHSVVEAYALSKGSPWAATTAVALACGGAWTAAMLVREVLRARAHRRQSRDELLVRAPLLPGEEPSSDRLVVLEGERPDAWWLPGTAPQLVVTTAALRRLKGRQLDAVLAHEQGHAQARHDWLLHCSAALAVGFPQVPVFAAFRDEMHRLVELAADDMASRRFGRLTTALALVELNEDRGVFGPCPTPQAHVPQRVHRLLAPPDRLTPSRRLRLTAAATLVPVIPLLVAFVPGLRALG; this comes from the coding sequence ATGATGGTCCCCGCGGCACTGTTGCTGCTCGGCGCCCTGGCCGCCGTGGTCGCTCCACGACTGCTCGCCCGGGCGGAGTGGCCGGACCATGAACCCGTGGTCGCCCTGTGGGCGTGGCAGTGCGTGGTGGCGGCCGTTCTGTTGTGCTGCGTCCTGTCGATGACGCTCAGCGCGGCCGCCGCGTGGGTGGCGGTGCGCGGCCATGTCTTCGCCCCCGCTCCGCACTCCGTCGTGGAGGCCTACGCGTTGAGCAAGGGGAGCCCGTGGGCCGCGACGACCGCCGTGGCGCTCGCCTGCGGCGGTGCCTGGACCGCGGCGATGCTGGTCCGCGAGGTGCTGCGGGCCCGGGCCCACCGTCGGCAGAGCCGTGACGAACTCCTCGTACGCGCACCGCTGTTGCCCGGTGAGGAGCCGAGCAGTGACCGGCTGGTGGTGCTGGAGGGCGAGCGTCCTGACGCCTGGTGGCTGCCCGGAACCGCTCCCCAACTCGTCGTCACCACAGCCGCGTTGCGCCGTCTCAAAGGGCGTCAGCTGGACGCCGTGCTCGCCCATGAACAGGGTCACGCGCAGGCCCGGCACGACTGGCTGCTGCACTGCTCGGCCGCCCTCGCCGTCGGTTTTCCGCAGGTGCCCGTGTTCGCCGCGTTCCGCGACGAGATGCACCGCCTGGTCGAACTCGCCGCCGACGACATGGCCTCCCGCCGCTTCGGCCGCCTCACGACCGCCCTCGCGCTGGTGGAACTGAACGAGGACCGGGGCGTGTTCGGCCCCTGTCCGACTCCACAGGCACACGTCCCGCAGCGGGTGCACCGCCTGCTCGCTCCCCCGGACCGGCTGACGCCGTCGCGGCGGCTGCGGCTGACGGCGGCGGCCACGCTGGTGCCGGTGATCCCCCTGCTGGTGGCGTTCGTACCGGGCCTGCGGGCGCTCGGCTAG